The Plasmodium brasilianum strain Bolivian I chromosome 14, whole genome shotgun sequence genome contains a region encoding:
- a CDS encoding V-type K -independent H -translocating inorganic pyrophosphatase, which yields MLPLHEKTLNGKTRKYKNLTHSNDNKCSKSFFTNDKTRNVYKENIKRDYRKSRATLDATCAIAPGEEMEDEVEEKEDLKVIKFLKIYINKSAKQRILINTIILFLFLLIVYISFLRIDNIRTVYLIGLALYSIYFLLFSLYMLSTILNDEYEVYNTVKRDDLMSDNITHERQLNILNKNEVANSQQMNRHGNALSHGYGASIPLKDSQYRIKHKLEEKNYTKGRDAVEGTNPSSPVKGSAHEQGIPTNRSSYRSISMSENGNDKKKSPHGKNIVEVRKGGNTKRAGACNEGVGESNEDSEAFEGYDMFTFDSIAKPIREGAEGFFAVQYNSIFRISLLFSLLIFLLYIMRGDYTKLPQEKSVRMKHVSDKSVVISPCAYGLITAVSFLLGAICSSIAGYNGIYVAVRANVKVAKAATYSYNKALITCFRSGAVSAIVNVSLAILGICILLLFVSVLYPSLAFTKHPLLIVGYGFGASLVAMLYQLAGGIYTKAADIGADLVGKIERHIPEDDARNPAVIADLVGDNVGDCAGQCADLFESISAEIIASMILGGNLCVNGIISEKSASYFVLFPLFVHSMDLLVSTIGVYLVYTSSNDEWNGSKRNREAYYKGANEKIEKVEKAKKADKAEYGKKHTYSSNDIKTCFYEKSRATKNMNSKEVDLLLCENYADDHDHYDQFDYNYEYDDKIKSENLESPLKVMLKAYFFICLLSITGFSLLCRILFSLDEERGKNYTWAYFSLCGLVGMTCSYLFVILTRYYTDYSYPKVKKIAHASLSGPATNIIAGLYVGLESTFFPVIVISISLLLSYYLGIKGNITGDSGVINGLYGTSVATMGMLSTAVFILSMSNFGPIADNAGGIVEMSKQPEYVRIITDKLDAVGNVTKANTKGFSVGSAALACFLLFSAFLSEVSIYSKTPLQTVDIAIPEVFIGGILGSVVVFLFAAWSLDAVGNTAEEVLNEVRRQFNEHPGILTYKEKPDYHTCVAIISRRALSETVKPGLLGIFAPIIVGMLFKYIGFLQNNQLLGAQVIASFIMFSTSTGILMALFLNNAGGAWDNAKKYIESGFYGGKNSPAHVSSVIGDTVGDPCKDTAGPSIHVLIKLISTITMVMTPLIASTATE from the exons atgctacctttacatgaaaaaacattaaatggaaaaacaagaaaatataaaaatttaacacATTCAAATGACAACAAATGTTCGAAgtctttttttacaaatgataaaactagaaatgtatataaagaaaacataaaaagagATTATAGAAAGAGTCGAGCAACATTAGACGCAACATGTGCTATTGCGCCAGGAGAAGAAATGGAAGATGAGGTGGAGGAAAAAGAAGATTTAAAAGTTATAAagttcttaaaaatatatattaacaaatcaGCAAAGCAAAGGatattaattaatacaataattctcttcttatttttattgatagtatatatatcattcCTACGCATTGACAATATAAGGACTGTTTATTTAATTGGGCTAGCACTTTACAGCATatactttttacttttttccctttataTGTTGAGTACAATATTAAATGATGAATACGAAGTTTATAATACAGTAAAAAGAGACGACCTTATGAGTGATAACATAACACATGAAAGACagttaaacattttaaataaaaatgaagtagCGAATTCACAACAAATGAACAGACATGGAAACGCCTTAAGCCATGGGTATGGGGCAAGTATCCCCCTTAAGGATAGTCAGTACAGGATCAAGCATAAATTAgaagagaaaaattatacaaaaggCAGGGACGCAGTGGAAGGAACAAATCCCAGTAGTCCGGTGAAAGGAAGTGCACATGAGCAGGGTATTCCTACCAATAGGAGTAGCTACAGAAGTATCAGCATGAGTGAAAATggaaatgacaaaaaaaaaagcccaCATGGTAAAAATATCGTGGAGGTTCGTAAGGGGGGAAATACCAAAAGGGCAGGGGCATGTAACGAGGGTGTAGGGGAAAGTAACGAGGACAGTGAGGCTTTCGAAGGATACGATATGTTCACCTTTGATAGCATAGCAAAGCCAATAAGAGAAGGAGCAGAAGGATTTTTTGCTGTTCAGTATAATTCAATATTTAGAATTTCCTTACTTTTTAGTCTATTAATATTCctcttatatattatgagaGGAGATTATACAAAACTACCACAGGAGAAGAGTGTAAGAATGAAACATGTTAGTGATAAGTCTGTTGTCATATCACCATGTGCATATGGTCTTATAACAGCTGTGTCTTTTTTATTAGGGGCTATTTGTAGCTCAATAGCAGGATATAATGGAATATATGTTGCTGTTAGAGCTAATGTGAAAGTAGCTAAAGCTGCAAcctattcatataataaagcATTAATTACATGTTTTAGAAGTGGTGCAGTAAGTGCAATTGTGAATGTATCCTTAGCTATTTTAGGTATCTGTATATTACTACTGTTCGTAAGCGTGTTGTATCCTTCATTGGCCTTTACGAAACATCCTTTATTAATAGTAGGGTACGGGTTTGGAGCTTCTTTAGTTGCAATGTTATATCAGTTAGCTGGTGGTATATATACTAAAGCAGCAGATATAGGTGCAGATTTGGTTGGGAAGATAGAAAGACATATACCTGAAGATGATGCAAGAAATCCTGCAGTTATAGCCGACCTAGTAGGTGATAATGTAGGAGATTGTGCAGGTCAATGTGCAGATTTATTTGAATCGATATCTGCTGAAATTATTGCTTCTATGATTTTAGGAGGGAATTTATGTGTTAATGGTATAATATCTGAAAAAAGTGCTAGCTATTTTGTTCTATTCCCCTTATTTGTTCATTCCATGGATTTACTTGTTTCTACCATAGGTGTTTATTTAGTATATACAAGCAGTAATGATGAATGGAATGGCTCCAAAAGAAATAGGGAAGCTTATTACAAAGGGgctaatgaaaaaatagagaaGGTGGAAAAAGCGAAGAAAGCGGACAAGGCGGAGTATGGGAAGAAGCACACTTACAGCAGTAATGACATAAAAACatgtttttatgaaaaatctAGGGCtactaaaaatatgaacagtaaAGAAGTAGATTTACTGCTGTGTGAAAATTATGCGGACGATCATGATCATTATGATCAATTTGATTATAATTATGAGTatgatgataaaataaaatcagaAAATTTAGAAAGCCCTTTAAAAGTTATGCTTAAAgcatacttttttatatgcttACTTTCCATTACAGGATTTTCGCTTTTATGTagaattcttttttcattagaTGAAGAGAGGGGGAAAAACTATACATGGgcatatttttccttatgtGGATTAGTTGGTATgacttgttcatatttatttgttatctTGACAAGATACTACACAGACTATTCATATccaaaggtaaaaaaaatagcacaTGCCTCTTTGAGTGGACCTGCCACAAATATAATAGCAGGTTTGTACGTAGGTTTAGAGTCTACCTTTTTTCCTGTAATCGTTATTTCAATATCTCTATTGTTGTCATATTATTTAGgtataaaaggaaatataacAGGAGATAGTGGTGTTATAAATGGGTTATATGGTACATCTGTTGCTACAATGGGTATGTTATCAACGgctgtatttattttaagtatGTCTAATTTTGGCCCGATAGCTGACAATGCAGGAGGAATCGTAGAGATGTCTAAACAACCAGAATATGTTCGTATTATAACAGACAAACTAGATGCTGTTGGAAATGTAACTAAAGCTAATACTAAAGGTTTTAGTGTAGGGTCTGCTGCACTTGCATGTTTTCTACTCTTTTCTGCTTTTTTAAGTGAAGTAtctatatattcaaaaacgCCACTTCAGACTGTTGACATTGCAATACCGGAGGTGTTCATAGGTGGGATTTTAGGTTCTGTtgttgtttttctttttgcagCATGGTCCTTAGATGCTGTAGGTAATACTGCTGAAGAAGTATTGAATGAAGTACGACGACAATTTAATGAACACCCAGGTATTCTAacatataaagaaaaaccTGACTACCATACTTGTGTAGCTATAATAAGTAGAAGAGCATTATCAGAAACAGTAAAACCTGGACTTCTAGGAATTTTTGCTCCAATAATTGTTGGTATgttgtttaaatatattggTTTCTTACAAAATAATCAACTCCTAGGTGCACAAGTTATTGCctcttttattatgttttccACATCCACTGGTATCCTCATGGccctatttttaaataatgccGGTGGTGCATGGGATAATGCCAAAAAGTATATTGAATCAGGTTTTTACGGGGGGAAAAATAGTCCTGCGCATGTTTCCAGTGTCATAGGAGATACTGTAGGAGATCCTTGCAAAGACACCGCTGGACCTTCAATCCATGTTCTCATCAAGCTCATATCGACCATAACAATG GTGATGACTCCGTTAATTGCATCGACCGCGACAGAGTAA
- a CDS encoding CCR4-NOT transcription complex subunit 4, with translation MRRGGGSDKRFLRRTFNRLYYYKKNEKMEEVGASSSRKMNSTTGGVNSNNSNMNMNVNVNSNINSNIKNNNKTKSNNNGSFNSSVNSSINSSVNRNSNNKGERKGNPRGSYNSEKEGDELQVYEMGVGERKYDHDDDAVYLEELYDEKEDKYEEEKEEGQEEEAQEEDEQEIDEQEEEEQLQEEEVIEKDLELELEELDELDEVEKEKRKKKRSNKTLKGIKIKEKKNIYIDERETGMKNGEDSNEKGQDKNNIICPLCVEVLDETDRNFYPCDCGYQICLWCLYYIRDHMSNKCPACRRSYNEKKFIYNRETHEKLIKKQKNQHKNKNENNNSSTILCKYDLYKNSNIYNIHEYDNLLEIIKGIRVVQRNLVFVIGITTAYAKKNILKKNEYFGKYGQILNIIINKSQAYNPHYNGPSFSAYITYSNEKEAINAIYFIDGMILDGKVLKASFGTTKYCSSFLKSSSCGNEDCFYLHELGNVIDSFSKDDIHGPKHIYHDLLYFYFKKLPDKKNDTTGDTTASSALLKGIKKLEEEPSLTTSLAATAAASSSVAPIAVASTSGDVITVGGCMGTTNSSVFQTEYSKNDNKEIKKKIEGRNEEMESIHIFTSSNTEYKIYNEWKSQSAELAKGMTGKSTELTKEGVSKSVEDIRKDSKMKNVKDTKEKNVEEKKKWNSEEKFSSVVKNVGVVSTDDLDNEKANILNKNKKKKKKTKSEDILNVDLGKYDDTSINVSAWAATAAASSSTTGAYNKEKNYLSSLQNIPYNKDSTTTPDACNNNNSSTFNIKNEELLNRNNSDEADAYYLDEISDNYPLITDVRYDKEKKKKMKKKMEKKKANEKKKNIEKEKLNEREKPKSEEIINRNEKNDQQQKQIMEGEKDAKKQKKKNQNSAITIDGSLTTASTTTNNNNKGEIEKKLANSGKDKVKGIENEEEKKKTSKMALRLGNFFNDLFDKSKKGLTVTELGKSTGTHTVLDEKRNNGQDVKNGSNVIPKQFYEESSKNEKKKEEGILRDDLTNCKKSRDHEDDEKKEIKGKEEKHANGKVTDSKAANEKMAYAKIVEEEEEKIKINKVSKKKETEKIARAEEKGGSEGVKKKMGKQKGGEVHPEDIGDEDNDDDDYDDDYDDDYDDDYDDDDDDDDDDDDDDVDYDEEDEEDDYDEDDHDKEDINLGKDRGDVQLKKERNNLKKYTEEQMIHVVEILKIKNCNASMTVWEAIQEYCSKLSDKEKKGDINNDAFHDIVISYMKENKHPDSEKKKNKKNSSSMNSSFNNNNTSNSTKSKTKQRDSYNNPKNRDVHEKKKKAVKDVVNEDQHAVDKENSKGVILDAVKEVLHSKGKKKKKNSLSKKSKFCRKVEDDVMSIIKEMMMHRVELKSKKNVNDKKKRESDEREGTGESDENSEKCALFDDLNIFIRNLCIAKSKAIQNNLKDNDTVYLIEDNKVDNKKKDSNSNSNSNSSSNNNNNSNNNSNNNSNNNSNNNSNNNSNNNNNNSNNSSNNSSNNNNNSNNSSNNNNSNNSSNNNSNDSSNNSSNSNNDYLLYAKDDRFFLKAYKGIMEYTLEKNTNLKYKKNLNENNTFDIYKKLILLKNSDLHNANDILFDKIFNEQINFVQQLCKSDFHLNRSENLLSSQKKGDTNIFQNNINNADKKISKKIQLTNFPKLWVNFNRSFHTKEVNEKVNLSA, from the coding sequence ATGAGGAGAGGGGGAGGTAGTGACAAAAGGTTCTTGAGAAGAACGTTTAATCGCTtgtattattacaaaaagaATGAGAAGATGGAAGAGGTAGGTGCTAGTAGTAGCAGAAAGATGAACAGCACCACTGGTGGTGTTAACAGTAACAACAGCAACATGAATATGAACGTCAACGTTAATAGTAacattaatagtaatattaaaaacaacAATAAGACTAAGAGTAACAACAATGGTAGCTTCAATAGTAGTGTCAATAGTAGTATCAACAGTAGTGTCAATCgtaatagtaacaacaaAGGCGAAAGAAAGGGTAACCCGCGTGGAAGCTACAACAGCGAAAAGGAAGGAGATGAATTACAGGTATATGAAATGGGGGTTGGAGAAAGAAAATATGATCATGACGATGATGCAGTTTACTTGGAAGAGCTGTATGACGAAAAAGAGGATaaatatgaagaagaaaaagaagaaggaCAAGAGGAAGAAGCACAAGAAGAAGATGAACAAGAAATAGATGAAcaggaagaagaagaacaACTACAAGAAGAAGAAGTAATAGAAAAAGATCTAGAACTAGAACTAGAAGAACTAGACGAATTAGACGaagtagaaaaagaaaaaagaaaaaaaaaaagaagtaataaaacacttaaaggaataaaaataaaggaaaagaaaaacatttatatagatGAAAGAGAAACAGGAATGAAGAATGGGGAAGATAGTAATGAAAAAGGacaagataaaaataatattatatgtccTTTATGTGTAGAAGTGTTAGATGAAACAGACAGAAATTTTTATCCATGTGATTGTGGTTATCAAATATGTTTATGgtgtttatattatataagagATCATATGAGTAATAAATGTCCAGCATGTAGAAGAAgttataatgaaaagaaatttatatataatagagaAACACATGAAAAGTTGattaaaaaacagaaaaatcagcataaaaataaaaatgaaaataataatagtagtactATATTGTGTAAAtatgatttatataaaaactcgaacatatataatattcatgaGTATGACAATCTGTTAGAGATAATTAAAGGAATTAGAGTTGTACAGAGAAATTTAGTATTTGTTATAGGTATTACTACTGCATATGCAAAAaagaacattttaaaaaaaaatgaatattttggTAAATATGGTCAGATATTAAACATCATAATTAACAAGTCACAGGCATATAATCCACACTATAATGGTCCATCCTTTAGTGCATACATAACATAtagtaatgaaaaagaagCTATTAATGCTATTTACTTTATTGATGGTATGATATTAGATGGAAAAGTTTTAAAAGCTTCTTTTGGTACTACGAAATATTGTTcatcctttttaaaaagttcatCATGTGGTAATGAAGATTGCTTTTATCTACATGAGCTAGGAAATGTTATTGATAGTTTTTCTAAAGATGATATACATGGTCccaaacatatatatcatgatctgttatatttttattttaaaaaattgcccgataaaaaaaatgatactaCTGGTGATACAACTGCTAGTAGTGCACTGTTGAAGGGAATCAAAAAGTTAGAGGAAGAACCAAGCCTTACCACTTCATTAGCTGCCACAGCAGCCGCTTCTTCGTCTGTAGCTCCGATAGCAGTAGCTTCTACATCCGGAGATGTTATAACTGTAGGTGGATGCATGGGAACCACCAACTCGAGTGTTTTCCAGACGGAGTATTCGAAGAATGACAAtaaggaaattaaaaaaaaaatcgaagGAAGGAATGAAGAGATGGAaagtattcatatatttacgtCAAGCAACACAGAgtataaaatttacaatgAATGGAAATCCCAAAGTGCAGAGTTAGCAAAAGGGATGACTGGAAAGAGCACCGAGTTAACGAAAGAGGGTGTTAGCAAAAGTGTTGAGGATATAAGAAAGGACTCAAagatgaaaaatgtaaaagatacaaaggaaaagaatgttgaagaaaaaaaaaaatggaattcGGAGGAAAAGTTTTCCAGTGTAGTAAAAAATGTGGGTGTTGTTTCGACTGATGATTTAGATAACGAAAAGGCAAATatactaaataaaaataaaaaaaaaaaaaaaaaaacaaaaagtgaAGATATTCTAAACGTAGATTTGGGAAAATACGATGACACGAGCATTAATGTATCCGCATGGGCAGCTACTGCTGCAGCTTCTTCCTCAACTACGGGTGCTTATAATAAGGAGAAGAATTACTTAAGCTCCTTGCAGAATATTCCCTACAATAAGGACAGTACTACTACTCCTGATGcctgtaataataataattccaGTACGTTTAACATCAAAAACGAAGAACTTTTAAACAGAAACAACAGTGATGAGGCGGATGCATATTACCTGGACGAAATTTCGGATAATTATCCTCTTATAACGGATGTGCGGTatgataaggaaaaaaagaaaaaaatgaaaaagaaaatggaaaaaaaaaaagctaacgagaagaagaaaaatattgaaaaggaaaaacttAATGAAAGGGAAAAACCTAAATCGGAGGAGATCATTAACCGGAATGAAAAGAATGATCAGcaacaaaaacaaataatggAGGGTGAAAAGGATgcaaagaagcaaaaaaaaaaaaatcaaaatagtGCCATTACTATAGATGGTAGTTTAACTACTGCTTCCACAactactaataataataataagggagaaatcgaaaaaaaattagcgaACAGTGGAAAGGATAAGGTAAAAGGAATTGAAAATGaggaagagaaaaagaaaacatcAAAAATGGCCCTCAGGTTAGGTAACTTTTTCAATGATTTATTTgataaaagcaaaaaaggATTAACAGTAACAGAACTGGGGAAAAGTACTGGTACCCACACAGTTTTAGatgaaaagagaaataatGGACAAGACGTAAAAAATGGTAGTAATGTTATTCCCAAACAATTTTATGAAGAAAGTTCTAAAaatgagaagaaaaaagaagaaggaaTTTTAAGAGATGATCTGACGAATTGTAAAAAGAGTCGAGACCATGAAGATGATGAAAAGAAGGAAATTAAAGGAAAGGAAGAGAAACACGCAAATGGTAAAGTAACAGATAGTAAAGCagcaaatgaaaaaatggcGTATGCTAAAATCGTTGAAgaggaagaggaaaaaataaaaataaataaagttagcaaaaaaaaagagacaGAAAAAATAGCAAGAGCAGAGGAAAAAGGAGGGAGTGAAGgtgtaaagaaaaagatggGGAAACAGAAAGGAGGTGAGGTGCACCCAGAGGATATAGGTGATGAGGATAACGACGATGATGATTATGATGACGATTATGATGACGATTATGATGACGATTATGACGACGATGATGACGACGATGATGACGACGATGATGACGATGTTGACTATGATGAGGAGGATGAGGAGGATGACTATGATGAGGATGACCATGACAAAGAAGATATAAATTTGGGTAAAGATAGGGGTGATGTACAGttgaaaaaggaaaggaacaacttaaaaaagtatacagAAGAACAAATGATACATGTGGTTGAAAtcttgaaaataaaaaattgcaatGCAAGTATGACAGTTTGGGAGGCAATACAGGAATACTGTAGCAAACTGAgtgataaggaaaaaaaaggggatataaataatgacgCATTTCACGATATTGTGATTTCGTatatgaaagaaaataagCATCCAGACAGtgaaaagaagaagaacaAGAAAAATAGCAGCAGCATGAATAGCAGCttcaacaacaacaacaccAGCAACAGCACcaaaagtaaaacaaaacaaaggGATAGCTATAATAACCCTAAAAATAGGGACGTGcacgaaaaaaagaagaaagcgGTAAAGGATGTAGTGAACGAAGACCAGCACGCTGTAGATAAGGAAAACTCAAAGGGAGTGATCTTGGATGCAGTTAAAGAAGTATTACATAGTAagggaaagaaaaagaagaagaattctttaagtaaaaaaagtaaattctGTAGAAAAGTTGAGGATGACGTTATGAGCATAATAAAAGAGATGATGATGCATCGAGTGGAATTGAAAAgtaagaaaaatgtaaatgataagaaaaaaagggagTCGGATGAAAGAGAAGGAACAGGCGAAAGCGATGAAAACTCGGAAAAATGTGCGTTATTCGACGACCTTAACATTTTCATCAGGAATTTATGCATTGCTAAGAGCAAAGCGATTCAAAATAACTTGAAGGACAACGATACAGTGTACTTAATAGAAGATAACAAGGTtgacaataaaaaaaaagatagtaatagtaatagtaatagtaatagtagtagtaataataataataatagtaataacaatagtaataacaatagtaataacaatagtaataacaatagtaataacaatagtaataacaataataataatagtaataacagtagtaataacagtagtaataataataataatagtaataacagtagtaataataataatagtaataacagtagtaataacaatagtaatgacagtagtaataatagtagtaatagtaataatgacTATCTGTTATATGCCAAGGATGatcgtttttttttaaaggctTATAAAGGAATAATGGAATATACactagaaaaaaatacaaatttaaaatataaaaagaatctTAACGAAAATAACACATttgatatttataaaaaattaattttattaaaaaattcagaCCTACACAATGCCAATGATATCCTTTTtgacaaaatatttaatgaacaaataaactTTGTTCAACAGTTATGTAAATCCGATTTTCACCTGAACAGGTcagaaaatttattatcaAGTCAGAAAAAAGGAGATAccaatatttttcaaaataatatcaataatgctgataaaaaaatctcaaaaaaaatacaactaACTAATTTCCCAAAATTGTGGGTTAATTTTAATAGATCCTTTCATACGAAAGAGGTAAATGAAAAAGTCAATCTAAGTGCTTAG